One genomic window of Sporosarcina ureae includes the following:
- the gdhA gene encoding NADP-specific glutamate dehydrogenase has translation MTKIGEVEYNNRKKANDYVHNVYELVKKRNPDEKEFLQATREIFDSLRPVFAKHPEFMENGILERITEPERIISFRVAWEDDKGKVQVNRGFRVQFNSDLGPYKGGLRFHPSVNNSIMKFLAFEQIFKNALTGQPIGAGKGGSDFDPKGKSDREVMRFTQSFMTELSRHIGPDIDVPAGDIGVGKREIGYLFGQYNRIKGGYEAGILTGKNPDHGGSLGRKEATGYGTVYFVDEMLKENNLSLEGQTVVVSGSGNVSTYAMEKAMQLGAKVVACSDSDGYIYDKNGIDLDLVKELKEYGNKRIWEYTKERPDAEYHADCTEIWSIPCDIALPCATQNEIDEIAAHMLIANGVKAVGEGANMPCTIEAIVIFQEHNVLFAPAKAANAGGVAVSAMEMSQNSQRLSWSEEQVDMHLKEVMQNIYKDCSTAAVDYGKPGNLVMGANVAGFLRVADAMVAHGIR, from the coding sequence ATGACAAAGATTGGTGAGGTAGAATATAATAATCGCAAAAAAGCAAATGATTACGTTCATAATGTATATGAACTGGTGAAGAAAAGGAATCCAGATGAGAAGGAATTTCTACAAGCGACAAGAGAGATTTTTGATTCTCTTCGTCCAGTCTTTGCTAAGCATCCCGAATTTATGGAGAACGGAATTCTAGAGCGAATTACAGAACCAGAACGAATTATTTCTTTCCGCGTAGCGTGGGAAGATGATAAAGGTAAAGTACAAGTAAATAGAGGGTTCCGTGTTCAGTTCAATAGTGATCTTGGGCCTTATAAGGGGGGACTTCGTTTCCACCCTTCTGTAAATAATAGCATTATGAAATTCCTCGCATTCGAACAAATATTTAAAAATGCGTTAACAGGGCAGCCAATCGGGGCAGGTAAAGGTGGATCTGATTTCGATCCAAAGGGGAAGTCTGATCGTGAAGTCATGCGCTTTACACAAAGTTTCATGACAGAGCTTAGCAGACATATTGGACCTGATATTGACGTGCCGGCAGGTGATATTGGTGTAGGTAAACGTGAAATCGGCTATCTATTTGGTCAATATAATCGCATTAAAGGTGGCTACGAAGCAGGTATTTTAACAGGGAAAAACCCCGACCACGGTGGAAGTCTCGGTCGGAAAGAAGCAACTGGTTACGGTACGGTATACTTCGTAGATGAAATGCTGAAAGAAAACAATCTTTCATTGGAAGGTCAGACTGTTGTAGTTTCCGGCTCAGGTAATGTTTCGACATATGCAATGGAAAAAGCTATGCAACTTGGAGCGAAAGTTGTAGCATGTAGTGATTCTGATGGCTATATCTATGACAAGAACGGAATTGATCTTGACTTAGTGAAGGAATTAAAAGAGTACGGCAATAAACGTATTTGGGAATATACGAAAGAACGTCCTGATGCAGAGTATCATGCTGATTGCACAGAAATTTGGTCTATTCCATGTGATATTGCACTACCGTGTGCTACACAGAATGAAATCGATGAAATTGCAGCACATATGCTGATTGCAAATGGTGTAAAAGCAGTGGGTGAAGGCGCTAATATGCCTTGTACAATTGAAGCGATTGTGATTTTTCAGGAGCATAATGTATTATTCGCACCAGCAAAAGCTGCTAATGCTGGCGGTGTAGCTGTTTCCGCTATGGAAATGTCTCAGAACAGTCAGCGTCTTTCATGGTCAGAAGAACAAGTAGATATGCATTTGAAAGAAGTTATGCAGAACATCTATAAAGACTGTAGTACCGCAGCAGTGGACTATGGTAAACCAGGCAATCTAGTAATGGGCGCTAACGTAGCAGGTTTCCTAAGGGTAGCCGATGCAATGGTTGCACACGGAATTCGATAA
- the hisB gene encoding imidazoleglycerol-phosphate dehydratase HisB → MRKQQLTRKTGETSIEMDFSLDGTGKTNINTGVGFFDHMLTAFAKHGRFDLSVTCDGDIEVDQHHSVEDIGIVLGQLFHQCIGTKEGIERFALVSTPMDEALSTASIDISGRSFLVFNVDGMKEKVGEFDTELVEEFFLAFTNNAKITLHINLNYGKNTHHIIESVFKSFGRALRVASTINPDVKGIPSTKGSL, encoded by the coding sequence ATGCGTAAACAACAATTAACACGTAAGACAGGCGAAACATCTATTGAAATGGACTTTTCGTTAGACGGTACAGGAAAGACGAATATCAACACGGGTGTTGGATTTTTCGATCATATGCTGACGGCATTCGCAAAACACGGACGCTTTGATCTATCTGTAACATGCGATGGCGACATTGAAGTAGATCAACACCATTCTGTAGAAGATATCGGTATCGTACTTGGACAATTATTTCACCAATGCATTGGCACAAAAGAAGGTATTGAACGTTTCGCTTTAGTTTCCACACCAATGGACGAAGCGCTATCCACAGCATCCATTGACATCAGTGGTCGCTCATTCCTGGTCTTTAATGTGGACGGAATGAAAGAAAAAGTAGGAGAGTTCGACACAGAACTAGTCGAAGAATTCTTCCTAGCGTTCACAAACAACGCCAAAATCACATTACATATCAACTTGAACTACGGGAAAAATACACATCACATTATAGAATCCGTATTCAAAAGCTTCGGCCGCGCTCTACGTGTTGCCAGCACCATCAACCCAGACGTAAAAGGCATACCTTCTACTAAAGGTTCTTTGTAA
- a CDS encoding YdcF family protein, with product MKKLWGIAIIIVLTIAGLGMFWMLPDDRIKQAQQMKANGNYGYAIILGAKVNGEEPSLSLQYRLESAVEYATQYPHVQFVLSGGQGKDEDISEAEAMYRYLHEHGIEKDRLIIEDQSTSTYENLQFSQNIIPEVVGVTIISSDYHLARARFLARQIGWESDVVVAKTPESVKAKVAIRERLALLKTWVFRR from the coding sequence ATGAAGAAGTTATGGGGTATAGCCATAATAATAGTTTTAACCATTGCGGGACTGGGGATGTTTTGGATGTTACCGGACGATCGAATAAAACAAGCACAACAGATGAAAGCGAATGGAAACTATGGCTATGCAATCATCCTAGGTGCCAAAGTGAACGGAGAAGAACCTTCGCTATCATTACAGTACCGTTTGGAAAGTGCTGTGGAGTATGCAACACAATATCCGCATGTCCAGTTTGTACTTTCAGGCGGACAAGGAAAAGATGAAGACATTAGCGAAGCTGAAGCGATGTATCGCTATCTTCATGAACATGGTATTGAAAAAGACCGGTTAATTATTGAAGATCAATCCACTTCTACATATGAAAATTTGCAATTTAGTCAGAATATCATTCCAGAAGTGGTGGGTGTGACTATCATCAGCAGCGATTACCACTTGGCGAGAGCAAGATTTCTTGCAAGACAGATTGGATGGGAGTCTGACGTCGTTGTGGCGAAGACGCCTGAATCTGTAAAGGCAAAAGTAGCAATTCGGGAGCGTTTGGCTTTGTTGAAAACATGGGTATTCAGGAGATAA
- the hisG gene encoding ATP phosphoribosyltransferase, with protein MDYLTVAMAKGRTAERAMKFLERSDVYFSEFTDESRKLVIYDDKQKIKLIFVKAVDVPVYVEKGAADVGIVGKDVMMEDPRDVYELLDLGIGRCKLAVAGYPFTPVENIPFLTVASKYPLVAKEFFDKKGIRTEMIKLNGSIELAPLIGMSDVIVDIVETGTTLKENGLVVLQEVADVSARLIVNKASYATKTEDIQQFIKDMKEGLEVRS; from the coding sequence ATGGATTATTTAACAGTTGCAATGGCGAAAGGGCGAACCGCAGAGCGCGCGATGAAATTCCTTGAAAGATCTGATGTATATTTTTCGGAATTCACTGATGAAAGCCGAAAGCTCGTCATTTATGATGACAAACAAAAGATCAAACTAATATTTGTTAAAGCCGTAGACGTTCCAGTTTACGTTGAAAAAGGGGCAGCGGACGTAGGGATTGTTGGAAAAGATGTCATGATGGAAGATCCTCGTGATGTTTATGAATTACTGGACTTAGGAATCGGACGTTGTAAATTGGCGGTAGCGGGATACCCCTTTACACCAGTTGAAAATATTCCATTTCTAACGGTAGCTTCAAAATATCCATTAGTTGCTAAAGAGTTTTTCGACAAAAAAGGTATCCGTACTGAAATGATCAAATTGAATGGATCGATTGAACTCGCACCATTAATCGGCATGTCAGATGTCATTGTCGATATCGTCGAAACGGGTACAACATTAAAAGAGAATGGACTCGTTGTCTTGCAGGAAGTGGCGGATGTCAGTGCCCGTTTGATAGTAAACAAAGCAAGTTATGCTACGAAAACTGAAGATATTCAGCAGTTCATCAAAGATATGAAGGAAGGTTTGGAGGTGCGTTCATGA
- a CDS encoding argininosuccinate synthase gives MEKKKVVLAYSGGLDTSVAIQWLTDQGYSVIAVCLDVGEGKDLDFIKEKALTVGAVSSYVIDAREEFAQDFVLLSLQAQTYYENKYPLVSALSRPLISKKLVEIAHQEKAAAVAHGCTGKGNDQVRFEVAIKSLDPTLEVVAPVRSWSWSREEEIHYAQEHNIPIPIDLDNPYSVDQNLWGRANECGILEDPWATPPEDAFGLTVSIENAPDTADIIEIGFEQGVPITIDGEKYILSDLITKLNEMAGKHGIGRIDHVENRLVGIKSREVYEAPGAITLLKAHKELEDLTLVKELAHFKPIISQKLGELIYNGLWFSPLRNALEAFIKETQQYVNGTVRVKLFKGHAIVEGRKSSNSLYDEKLATYTSDDEFDQAAAVGFIKLWGLPTEVHSMVNKKQIVK, from the coding sequence ATGGAAAAGAAGAAAGTCGTTTTAGCCTACTCAGGCGGTTTAGACACATCAGTCGCAATTCAATGGTTAACGGATCAAGGATATAGCGTAATAGCAGTCTGCTTAGATGTTGGCGAAGGGAAAGATCTCGATTTCATTAAAGAAAAGGCTCTTACTGTTGGAGCAGTTAGCAGCTATGTTATTGATGCACGTGAAGAATTCGCACAGGACTTTGTACTTCTTTCATTGCAAGCTCAAACATATTATGAGAATAAATATCCGCTTGTCTCTGCGTTATCACGTCCGCTTATTTCCAAGAAGTTGGTGGAAATAGCACATCAGGAAAAAGCCGCTGCGGTGGCTCATGGATGCACAGGAAAAGGAAATGACCAGGTACGTTTTGAAGTGGCAATCAAGTCACTAGATCCAACGCTTGAAGTCGTAGCGCCAGTGCGTTCATGGAGCTGGTCACGTGAAGAGGAAATTCATTATGCGCAAGAACATAATATTCCAATACCCATTGACTTGGATAATCCATACTCGGTGGACCAAAATTTGTGGGGGCGTGCAAATGAATGCGGAATTTTAGAGGACCCATGGGCAACACCTCCAGAGGACGCATTTGGTTTGACGGTTTCCATTGAAAATGCCCCAGACACCGCTGATATAATCGAGATTGGCTTCGAACAAGGCGTTCCGATTACGATTGATGGGGAAAAGTATATATTAAGTGATCTGATTACAAAGTTGAATGAAATGGCTGGAAAACATGGCATTGGTCGTATTGATCATGTAGAAAATCGTTTAGTCGGTATTAAATCTCGTGAGGTATATGAAGCACCAGGAGCTATTACGTTGTTGAAAGCGCATAAGGAACTTGAAGATTTAACGCTTGTAAAAGAATTAGCACACTTCAAACCGATTATTTCACAAAAACTTGGAGAATTGATTTATAACGGACTTTGGTTCTCTCCTTTGCGAAATGCACTTGAGGCATTCATTAAAGAGACACAGCAATATGTCAATGGTACAGTTCGTGTAAAATTATTCAAAGGCCATGCAATAGTAGAAGGTCGTAAATCTTCCAATTCGCTATATGATGAGAAACTAGCTACTTATACATCTGATGATGAGTTTGATCAAGCGGCAGCGGTTGGTTTCATTAAGTTATGGGGACTACCTACTGAAGTGCATAGTATGGTCAATAAAAAGCAAATCGTGAAGTAG
- the hisZ gene encoding ATP phosphoribosyltransferase regulatory subunit — protein MYSEILENEHEQHEKIIGILGKRFTTYGYKRIKTSAFEQYDLYSNVRTSINQNEMIKVIDYTGEVLVLRPDVTIPLTQQLVLLRDNLPEEMRYYYVQEVFRQTFQESENIGKTQAGVEFYCESSPVSDAETIMLACHALRDVGFLDVKIEIGYAGFFNELIADSDITAEQTAELKMLIQAKNVVEIGPFLQQLSIDPSIKEVLEQLPLLYGAPEVVFERLQNLQVSELAQDAINYLQRTCDIVELYGLKKHIVIDLGLINHMGYYSGIIFQGYVENFGKPVLMGGRYDALSEEFGVKLPAIGFACEIESLVKASSNKGQKERYSIDVTVLYEESRIKYAIDITNELRERDYRVISKPLIDAEQQNDSLYTVQLTEQQNKLLDHEETKEFTDFKQLLDLIASKKGVPEWII, from the coding sequence TTGTATTCTGAAATTCTTGAAAATGAACATGAACAGCATGAAAAGATCATTGGCATATTAGGTAAACGATTCACTACATATGGCTATAAGCGCATTAAAACATCCGCATTTGAACAATATGATTTATATTCCAATGTACGTACTTCAATCAATCAAAACGAAATGATCAAAGTGATTGACTATACGGGTGAAGTACTCGTATTGCGACCGGATGTTACGATCCCATTGACACAGCAACTCGTCCTGTTACGTGATAACTTACCTGAAGAAATGCGTTATTATTATGTTCAGGAAGTCTTTAGACAGACGTTCCAGGAAAGCGAGAATATCGGCAAAACACAGGCTGGAGTCGAGTTCTATTGTGAGAGTTCACCAGTATCAGATGCTGAAACGATTATGCTTGCATGTCACGCATTACGGGATGTTGGTTTCTTGGATGTGAAAATTGAAATTGGCTATGCGGGATTCTTCAATGAATTAATTGCAGACTCCGATATTACTGCAGAGCAAACGGCTGAACTCAAGATGTTGATTCAAGCAAAAAATGTCGTGGAAATAGGTCCATTCTTACAACAATTATCAATTGATCCTTCTATTAAAGAAGTACTCGAACAGTTACCTCTATTATATGGTGCACCTGAAGTGGTATTTGAAAGACTACAAAACTTACAGGTTAGTGAATTGGCACAGGATGCAATCAACTATTTACAACGAACATGCGATATCGTCGAACTGTATGGCTTAAAGAAGCATATCGTCATTGATCTCGGTTTGATTAACCATATGGGATATTACTCGGGAATTATTTTTCAAGGTTATGTAGAGAATTTCGGCAAGCCGGTACTGATGGGTGGCCGTTATGATGCACTAAGTGAAGAATTTGGTGTGAAATTGCCAGCGATTGGTTTTGCATGTGAAATCGAATCATTAGTTAAAGCTTCATCTAATAAGGGCCAAAAAGAAAGATATAGCATCGATGTGACTGTATTGTATGAGGAAAGCCGTATTAAATACGCAATTGATATTACGAATGAGTTGAGAGAGCGTGACTATCGTGTCATATCTAAACCTTTGATCGATGCGGAACAACAGAATGACAGTCTTTATACAGTTCAATTAACAGAACAGCAAAATAAACTACTAGACCATGAAGAAACAAAAGAGTTCACTGACTTCAAACAACTGCTTGATTTAATCGCAAGCAAGAAAGGGGTACCTGAATGGATTATTTAA
- the hisIE gene encoding bifunctional phosphoribosyl-AMP cyclohydrolase/phosphoribosyl-ATP diphosphatase HisIE: protein MTKMTLDIHALKFDDKGLIPAVVQDDRTGEVLMLAYMNKESIEKTLETNETWFYSRSRQELWNKGATSGNTQQVQRISVDCDQDTLLVQVTPQGPACHTGEKTCFFTTVTEKEESLREVVYEVIDEIADRKANPIDGSYTTYLFKEGIDKVLKKVGEESTEVVIGAKNADKEEVSNEIADLVYHTLVLMNILDVDLTDIQQVLRERRPKKEVPRNE, encoded by the coding sequence ATGACTAAAATGACACTAGATATCCATGCATTAAAATTTGATGACAAAGGTCTAATTCCAGCGGTTGTACAAGACGATCGCACAGGGGAAGTCCTCATGCTTGCCTATATGAATAAAGAATCAATTGAAAAGACGTTGGAAACAAATGAAACGTGGTTTTATAGCCGTTCAAGACAAGAACTTTGGAATAAAGGCGCAACCTCCGGAAATACACAGCAAGTGCAACGTATTTCAGTAGACTGCGATCAAGACACATTGTTAGTCCAAGTTACTCCACAAGGTCCTGCATGTCACACTGGCGAAAAAACATGCTTCTTTACAACGGTAACCGAAAAAGAAGAATCATTACGTGAAGTTGTCTATGAAGTAATCGATGAAATCGCAGATCGCAAAGCCAATCCGATAGATGGCTCGTACACGACGTATTTATTCAAAGAAGGTATCGACAAAGTGTTGAAAAAAGTCGGGGAGGAATCTACGGAAGTCGTAATCGGCGCAAAAAATGCAGATAAAGAAGAAGTGTCCAATGAAATTGCAGATCTGGTCTACCATACGCTTGTATTGATGAATATTCTTGATGTTGATCTAACGGATATTCAGCAAGTGTTACGTGAAAGACGACCAAAAAAGGAAGTGCCACGCAATGAGTAG
- a CDS encoding histidinol-phosphatase HisJ family protein, with protein sequence MFDYHMHSAFSADCEIPMEEMAKASIAKGLTEICFTDHVDYEYPDETIHFDFDKIEYAQKILQLNEQFDGQLTIKKGVEIGLQPDLLHLYEELMDEHKFDFVICSLHTVENKSLHYRELFEDRSTEAAFETYYKELLYCVQHYKRYSVLGHADLIKRYTDQPPTNLFHDYLEKIFNTIIPEGKGIELNTSGTRYGLPHNMPSEDILRLYKQCGGEIITLGSDAHRTTEIAHEFKESLELYQSIGFNYLATFTDGHPEFHKISSL encoded by the coding sequence ATGTTTGATTATCATATGCACAGCGCATTTTCAGCGGATTGTGAAATCCCAATGGAAGAGATGGCTAAAGCTTCTATCGCTAAAGGCCTAACCGAAATTTGCTTCACCGATCACGTCGATTATGAATATCCAGATGAAACGATTCATTTCGATTTCGACAAAATTGAATATGCACAAAAGATTCTCCAATTGAATGAACAATTCGATGGCCAACTGACTATTAAAAAAGGTGTCGAAATCGGCTTGCAACCTGACCTATTACATCTCTATGAAGAATTGATGGACGAGCATAAATTTGATTTCGTCATTTGTTCGCTTCACACAGTCGAAAATAAATCCCTTCACTATCGTGAGCTATTTGAAGATCGTTCAACAGAGGCAGCTTTTGAGACATATTACAAGGAATTATTGTATTGTGTGCAGCATTATAAACGTTACAGCGTGCTTGGCCACGCCGATTTGATTAAACGCTATACTGATCAACCACCAACTAATCTATTTCATGATTATTTAGAAAAGATCTTCAATACTATTATACCAGAAGGTAAAGGGATTGAACTGAATACTTCGGGAACTCGCTACGGATTGCCGCATAATATGCCAAGTGAAGATATTTTACGTTTGTATAAACAATGTGGAGGCGAAATTATTACACTTGGTTCAGATGCACATAGAACGACAGAAATCGCACATGAGTTCAAGGAATCTTTGGAGTTATACCAGTCAATCGGCTTTAATTATTTAGCTACTTTCACAGATGGTCATCCAGAATTCCATAAAATTTCATCTTTATAA
- the hisD gene encoding histidinol dehydrogenase — MKIIRGSEFTEELLRREDSNQTDLEFDRNVLSIIDQVRSEGDKAVLDFTERFDGVKLDSLIVTEEEINEAQRAVTNDFFRALRSAKERITTYHEAQKEQSWFLNPNDGIMLGQKVTPIDSVGIYVPGGKAAYPSTVLMNALPAKIAGVGRISMVTPPQRDGKINPHVLVAAKEAGVDRIYKIGGAQAIAALAYGTKTIEKVVKITGPGNAYVARAKKWVFGDVAIDMIAGPSEICVVADANTNPVYAAADLLSQAEHDERAAAVCITTSEVFATKLSKEVERQLAELDRKEIATQSIENFGRIIVVDSLQEAFDIVNRLAPEHLELMIDNSMEHLAAIRNAGAIFLGQHSPEALGDYMAGPNHTLPTSGTAAFSSPLGVYDFMKKSSIIYYSENALAEVADDIITLADAEQLTGHAKSIKVRKAGY, encoded by the coding sequence ATGAAGATCATTCGTGGATCTGAATTTACAGAAGAACTACTAAGACGCGAAGATTCTAATCAAACGGATTTAGAATTTGATCGCAACGTTCTGTCCATTATCGATCAAGTTCGTTCTGAAGGCGACAAAGCAGTTCTGGATTTCACTGAACGTTTTGACGGAGTAAAGCTGGACAGCTTGATTGTCACAGAAGAGGAAATCAATGAAGCACAACGAGCAGTTACGAATGATTTCTTCCGTGCATTGCGCTCAGCAAAAGAGCGTATCACGACTTATCATGAAGCGCAAAAAGAACAATCATGGTTCTTGAATCCAAATGACGGCATCATGCTTGGTCAGAAAGTAACACCCATTGATAGTGTTGGAATTTACGTCCCGGGTGGAAAAGCTGCCTATCCGTCGACGGTCTTAATGAATGCATTGCCAGCGAAAATTGCAGGTGTTGGACGAATTTCTATGGTGACACCACCACAACGTGACGGCAAGATTAATCCTCACGTTCTAGTGGCAGCGAAAGAAGCGGGAGTCGACCGAATCTATAAAATAGGTGGAGCACAAGCGATAGCTGCTCTAGCATACGGAACAAAGACAATTGAAAAAGTCGTCAAAATCACTGGCCCTGGGAATGCCTACGTTGCAAGAGCGAAAAAGTGGGTGTTCGGTGATGTGGCCATCGATATGATTGCTGGACCAAGTGAAATTTGTGTCGTAGCAGATGCCAATACTAATCCAGTTTATGCAGCGGCAGATTTGCTGTCCCAAGCAGAGCACGATGAGCGTGCCGCGGCAGTTTGTATCACGACGAGCGAGGTATTTGCGACCAAGCTTTCTAAAGAAGTTGAACGTCAGCTAGCGGAACTCGATCGTAAAGAAATTGCAACACAATCTATAGAAAACTTTGGACGGATCATTGTAGTCGATTCTCTGCAAGAAGCATTTGATATCGTGAACCGTTTAGCACCCGAACATTTGGAGCTAATGATTGATAATTCTATGGAGCATTTGGCTGCTATACGAAACGCAGGAGCGATTTTCTTAGGTCAGCACTCGCCTGAAGCATTGGGTGATTATATGGCTGGACCGAATCACACATTACCGACGAGTGGAACAGCAGCATTTTCTTCTCCGTTAGGTGTATATGATTTCATGAAAAAGTCGAGTATTATCTACTATTCCGAGAACGCTTTGGCAGAAGTGGCAGATGACATCATTACATTAGCAGATGCTGAACAATTAACAGGACATGCCAAGTCTATTAAAGTACGAAAGGCAGGATACTAA
- the hisA gene encoding 1-(5-phosphoribosyl)-5-[(5-phosphoribosylamino)methylideneamino]imidazole-4-carboxamide isomerase, which yields MILFPAIDIRDGKCVRLIQGDYAQEIIYNDSPTNMAQEWQNQGAEYIHVVDLDGAKTGNSANKKAIEAIAKAVSIPVQVGGGIRNMDIVDSHIENGVARVIIGTAAIQDPEFLKKAVEKYGDKIAVSIDARNGLVATDGWTETSDVKAVDLLQDLAEIGVRTVVYTDIMKDGMLQGPNFEELKIMDDASSIDIIASGGVSTEEDIQKLSAEDMYGAIIGKALYEGNLSLKKLLGDDSHVNN from the coding sequence ATGATTTTATTCCCAGCAATCGACATTAGAGACGGCAAATGTGTTCGCCTTATCCAAGGTGACTACGCACAAGAAATAATCTATAACGACTCACCAACAAACATGGCACAAGAATGGCAAAACCAAGGAGCCGAGTACATCCATGTCGTAGACTTAGATGGCGCAAAAACAGGGAACTCTGCTAACAAAAAAGCTATCGAAGCTATTGCTAAGGCAGTTAGCATACCCGTTCAAGTAGGTGGCGGAATCCGCAACATGGATATCGTTGACTCGCATATCGAAAATGGTGTCGCACGTGTCATTATCGGTACTGCAGCTATTCAAGATCCTGAATTCTTGAAAAAGGCCGTTGAAAAATACGGTGACAAAATTGCGGTCTCAATCGACGCGCGTAATGGCTTAGTTGCAACTGACGGTTGGACAGAAACAAGTGACGTCAAGGCAGTTGATTTATTGCAGGACTTAGCGGAAATTGGTGTTAGAACAGTTGTCTATACAGACATCATGAAAGACGGCATGCTCCAGGGACCAAACTTTGAAGAACTGAAAATAATGGATGACGCATCTTCAATAGATATCATTGCTTCAGGTGGTGTATCGACAGAAGAGGATATTCAGAAACTCTCTGCTGAAGATATGTACGGTGCTATTATTGGGAAAGCATTATACGAAGGCAATCTATCCTTAAAAAAACTATTGGGGGACGACAGTCATGTCAACAACTAA
- the hisF gene encoding imidazole glycerol phosphate synthase subunit HisF, whose protein sequence is MSTTKKIIPCLDVDNRKVVKGKKFLDVQEVADPLTLAKKYVADGADELVFYDISASTKNRGMFLDLIEEIAKEVPIPFIVGGGIRTLEDVDKVFELGGNKISINSAALTNPELIKEVADKYGSERVMLSMDVRQEGENKWSVYAKGGMEETGIDAIEWAKKMAALGAGELVVNSVDEDGVKDGYNLALNRAMAEAVNIPIIASGGAGKPEHFKDVLTEGKADAALAASVFHFNEINIRDLKKYLAEENIAVRND, encoded by the coding sequence ATGTCAACAACTAAAAAGATCATTCCATGTTTAGACGTAGATAATCGTAAAGTTGTAAAAGGAAAGAAATTTCTAGACGTTCAGGAAGTAGCAGATCCCCTTACATTAGCAAAAAAGTATGTTGCTGATGGCGCAGATGAACTCGTATTCTATGATATTTCTGCATCGACGAAAAACCGTGGTATGTTCCTCGATTTAATTGAGGAAATTGCAAAAGAAGTGCCGATTCCATTCATCGTAGGCGGAGGAATTCGTACGCTCGAAGATGTGGACAAAGTATTTGAACTGGGTGGTAATAAAATATCTATTAATAGTGCAGCTTTGACGAATCCGGAACTAATCAAAGAAGTAGCGGATAAATACGGATCAGAGCGTGTAATGTTATCGATGGATGTTCGTCAAGAAGGCGAAAACAAGTGGTCGGTTTATGCAAAAGGCGGTATGGAAGAAACAGGGATTGATGCGATCGAATGGGCGAAGAAAATGGCAGCACTTGGCGCTGGTGAGCTGGTCGTCAATAGTGTGGACGAAGATGGAGTGAAAGATGGGTATAATCTTGCACTCAACCGCGCCATGGCTGAAGCTGTCAATATTCCAATCATCGCAAGTGGTGGTGCAGGAAAACCTGAGCACTTTAAAGATGTACTAACAGAAGGAAAAGCAGATGCAGCTCTAGCCGCATCCGTATTCCACTTCAATGAAATCAATATTCGAGACTTAAAAAAATATTTAGCAGAAGAAAATATTGCAGTTAGGAATGACTAA